The DNA sequence GGGAGATCCATCTGGCCTCTTTCCGCTGCCTGCGAGCGATGTTTCCTGGCTTTTGTGTTGCCCTCACATGTGACGTACTCAGGAATATTCAAAACTATTCGTCTCTTCATTGCGAAGGTGTCGGCACAGCAGGCTCATTGTCTCCTCCCAAGCGTCGCCGCGACGTCTCTCTCTTACCAACTGCAGGAAGATGTTCACCTGCCTTGGCCAATCCCCAGACAGGCATGTTTCCATAGATGCACTCGTATTTTCCCGCTTCCACTAGATACGTCTCGTGAAAAATTCCGACGGTTCCATCCGTTCCTACTGATTGATTGAACTTCCTCCAGGCACTCAAGTGATTGTGACTGTTTCTCGCGTAGTTTTCCAGGTGCTCGTAGGATCGCCAATACTGGATTTGCGTAATTTCACGCATATTGAAATGCGCCGTACTCCCCAAAAATCCAAGTTCGGGATGCTCATACAGCTCTTTGAGCATGCCCCCCATGGCAGTAGCGACCGGTACCCATTTATGAACGGCCAACAAACGGTTTACGCGCATACCGATAATCAAAACGACAAAAGGGCCCTCCAACTGTGCCGTGAATCTTCCTGGTACTACTTTTGCCACTGGGTTCACCTACCTGATCAAAAGTTTGAGGTGCATCTCGTAATACGCCATGTAATCCGTAGAGCGAAAAAGATGGGCAGATAAATAGGCCCCGTAAAAGATAGAAAACAGCAGTACCACCGCCTCATGTTCCGTTAGGTGTGCAACTAGCTCTCCATCTTCTCGAACCTCTTTCACGCATCGTTGAAAAATACGATCCAATGTAACCTCTTCTACTCCTGCTGTTGTTTCTCGTTCGGGAAACAGTAGCCAGAGCTCGGTTTCTGAGAGCTTGGGTACCCAAGGATGCATTTTTTGCTCTGACAAAAAGCTGATCAGACTGAGCATGATCCCCGGGTGCTTCGCGGCATCCTCCGTCACTTTGCCAAAGATGTAGCGTACTGCCTCCCATCCCCGTTTGCCTGAATCCACGAGCTCCAGATAGCACTGTGCCTGCCACACGCTCATGAAGTAAATGAGCAGATCCTCTTTTTGGGGAAAGAACTTGAAGAAGGTGACTTTCGAAACGTCCGCCTGCTGACAGATGTCCTCCACGAGTACCCTTCGAAAGGAACGCTCTCCGCTCAAGTCCAGACTGGCTTGTAGCAAATCGAGCTTGGTCTTCGCCTTTTTCTTTTCTCGCAACGATATCTTCACGCTCATGATGATCTCCTGTAAAGTCTCTGTTTTCTTTATGTTAGTATAAAGATTAACTCAAGTAAAGTTTTTTGCAATAATAAATGATTATCCTCTCGTGATTTTCTCTTTTCGGGTAGCCAATCGCCTTCTTTCCCAATACCATAGTGAAGAGCCCTGCGAAGGAGAGAATCACGTGAGAGTCTGTTTTTATTGCAATCTCATCGAATTCAAGCCAAAGGGAAACGTCTTGCAGTTTTTCATTTTGCTGCGTGCCCTGGATCGCAAGCTTGCCCAATTGTCAGCAAGCGAGCGGCAACAATATGTTTTTGAATGCGTCCTCCCTTTCCGATTTCGCGATGGAATGGGTGGCTTTACATTTCGGCACATCCGCTTTCATCAGGCTGACGAACCCATTCAGGAAATTATCCGGAGGGATCGCAAGCGACCGTACGACTTCATCTTCATTCGAGGCCGCAATGAAGCTGTGAAGCTGTTGAGAAAAAAGCGATCATTTGGCCCGAAGCTGTTGTTTTTAGCCATTCAATACAATTTGCATGACCCGTACATCATGCGACGGCTAGACTATGTGTTCCGCCATGCGCGGGTCGTCTTTTTTCAAACCGAACCTAATGCCGAGCGATACCGTACGTACCAGCTGCAAAATGGCACCTACTCAAACCAAGAGCTGCTCCGAAAAATACAGGTGCTCCCTCAGTTTGTAGAGCCTATGCACGACCTCTCATTAACTCGGTCCCCGTCTGATCCCCTCGATCTGATTCAGGCTGGAGTCATACGACCTCGCTA is a window from the Brevibacillus choshinensis genome containing:
- a CDS encoding DUF4188 domain-containing protein is translated as MAKVVPGRFTAQLEGPFVVLIIGMRVNRLLAVHKWVPVATAMGGMLKELYEHPELGFLGSTAHFNMREITQIQYWRSYEHLENYARNSHNHLSAWRKFNQSVGTDGTVGIFHETYLVEAGKYECIYGNMPVWGLAKAGEHLPAVGKRETSRRRLGGDNEPAVPTPSQ
- a CDS encoding TetR/AcrR family transcriptional regulator, which produces MSVKISLREKKKAKTKLDLLQASLDLSGERSFRRVLVEDICQQADVSKVTFFKFFPQKEDLLIYFMSVWQAQCYLELVDSGKRGWEAVRYIFGKVTEDAAKHPGIMLSLISFLSEQKMHPWVPKLSETELWLLFPERETTAGVEEVTLDRIFQRCVKEVREDGELVAHLTEHEAVVLLFSIFYGAYLSAHLFRSTDYMAYYEMHLKLLIR
- a CDS encoding glycosyltransferase family protein; amino-acid sequence: MRVCFYCNLIEFKPKGNVLQFFILLRALDRKLAQLSASERQQYVFECVLPFRFRDGMGGFTFRHIRFHQADEPIQEIIRRDRKRPYDFIFIRGRNEAVKLLRKKRSFGPKLLFLAIQYNLHDPYIMRRLDYVFRHARVVFFQTEPNAERYRTYQLQNGTYSNQELLRKIQVLPQFVEPMHDLSLTRSPSDPLDLIQAGVIRPRYGLPVATKAIRLIRKQFPKAKLRVLYPSIVGKYRKQAEKLLRTPGVADHGQKSMWKTKEMIVKSGIGVALLYDNTQDRNPSHSYLSRILECMGLGVPVLTTRTIGNLALLGASYPLFVEDAHDIVYHYENLNNPVFYEEMCRYVKERGQRFLADEAVKSFWDVMHDEYKRGI